From a region of the Bradyrhizobium diazoefficiens genome:
- a CDS encoding ROK family protein, with the protein MATDELVKTTGIAQHGAGRLPSVDVDSFNIEIKDDEGFLGDRASKGAFRDILEEWRKPLRKSGEDPFGDEPSGKISKKVLDAVLVGDDTEATAVVHSAIEEFAQELAYVTRRFLKTKAWARTECIVVGGGFRASRLGEIAIARAEIILKSEGFKVDLVPIRSDPDDAGLIGALHLAPSWIFEAYDSILAVDIGGTNIRCGIVETRWKKAPDLSKALVFKSDLWRHADDEPSREAAVKRLVKMLQGLVEDAEAEGFKLAPFIGIACPGVISADGSIEKGAQNLPGNWESSKFNLPASLVQAIPVIGEHDTAILMHNDGVVQGLSEVPFMQDFERWGVLTIGTGLGNARFTNRRKDNGKDRDSTENGKKKSKSDKE; encoded by the coding sequence ATGGCAACAGACGAACTGGTCAAGACGACAGGCATCGCCCAGCACGGGGCGGGCCGCCTGCCGTCGGTCGATGTCGACAGCTTCAACATCGAGATCAAGGACGACGAGGGCTTTCTCGGCGATCGCGCCAGCAAGGGGGCGTTTCGCGACATCCTCGAGGAATGGCGCAAGCCGCTGCGCAAGAGCGGCGAGGATCCCTTTGGCGACGAGCCATCCGGCAAGATCAGCAAGAAGGTCCTCGATGCCGTTCTGGTCGGCGACGATACCGAGGCCACCGCCGTCGTGCACAGCGCGATCGAGGAGTTTGCGCAGGAGCTGGCTTATGTCACCCGGCGGTTTCTCAAGACCAAGGCTTGGGCCAGGACCGAGTGCATCGTGGTCGGCGGCGGCTTTCGTGCCAGCCGGCTGGGCGAAATTGCCATTGCCCGGGCCGAGATCATCCTGAAATCGGAAGGCTTCAAGGTCGATCTGGTGCCAATCCGCTCCGATCCTGACGACGCCGGGCTGATCGGCGCGCTGCATCTCGCGCCGTCCTGGATTTTCGAGGCCTATGACAGCATCCTCGCGGTCGATATCGGCGGAACCAACATCCGCTGCGGGATCGTCGAGACACGCTGGAAGAAGGCGCCCGATCTGTCCAAGGCGCTCGTCTTCAAATCCGATTTGTGGCGCCACGCCGATGACGAGCCGAGCCGCGAGGCCGCGGTCAAGCGGCTGGTCAAGATGCTTCAAGGCCTCGTCGAGGACGCCGAGGCCGAGGGCTTCAAGCTCGCGCCGTTCATCGGCATCGCCTGTCCCGGCGTGATCAGCGCCGACGGGTCCATCGAGAAGGGCGCGCAGAATCTCCCCGGCAATTGGGAGAGCAGCAAGTTCAACCTGCCGGCGAGCCTCGTCCAAGCCATCCCTGTCATAGGCGAGCACGACACCGCGATCCTGATGCACAATGATGGCGTGGTGCAGGGCCTCTCGGAAGTGCCGTTCATGCAGGATTTCGAGCGCTGGGGCGTGCTCACCATCGGCACCGGGCTCGGCAATGCGCGCTTCACCAACCGTCGCAAGGACAACGGCAAGGACCGTGATTCCACGGAGAACGGCAAGAAAAAGAGCAAGTCGGACAAGGAGTAA
- the rplU gene encoding 50S ribosomal protein L21 has product MFAVIKTGGKQYRVEPDDVLEVGKIEGEVGTILQLNEVLVVGGDTPVLGVPTVAGASVAVEVLDHKRGPKVIAFKKRRRKNSRRKRGYRDEITVLRISEILTDGAKPTKGPRPKREKVAREPAQEAAE; this is encoded by the coding sequence ATGTTCGCAGTCATCAAAACCGGCGGCAAGCAATACCGCGTCGAGCCGGATGATGTTCTCGAAGTAGGCAAGATCGAAGGCGAAGTCGGCACGATCCTGCAGCTGAATGAAGTTCTGGTGGTCGGCGGCGACACGCCGGTGCTGGGCGTTCCCACGGTCGCAGGTGCGTCCGTTGCGGTCGAGGTGCTCGACCACAAGCGCGGCCCCAAGGTCATCGCGTTCAAGAAGCGCCGCCGCAAGAACTCGCGCCGCAAGCGCGGTTACCGCGACGAGATCACGGTGCTTCGCATCAGCGAGATCCTGACGGACGGCGCCAAGCCCACCAAGGGCCCGCGTCCGAAGCGGGAGAAGGTGGCCAGGGAGCCGGCACAGGAAGCCGCCGAATAG
- the rpmA gene encoding 50S ribosomal protein L27 has protein sequence MAHKKAGGSSRNGRDSKGKRLGIKAFGGELVTPGNIIARQRGTTWHPGLNVGMGTDHTLFAKVEGRVAFQAKANGRTFVSVLPIAEAAE, from the coding sequence ATGGCTCACAAAAAAGCAGGCGGTTCATCGCGTAACGGACGCGATTCCAAGGGCAAGCGCCTCGGTATCAAGGCGTTCGGCGGCGAGCTTGTCACTCCCGGCAACATCATTGCGCGTCAGCGCGGCACCACCTGGCACCCCGGCCTTAATGTCGGCATGGGCACGGACCACACTTTGTTCGCCAAGGTCGAAGGTCGTGTTGCGTTCCAGGCTAAAGCCAACGGCCGCACCTTCGTATCGGTACTCCCGATCGCAGAGGCTGCGGAATAG
- a CDS encoding GNAT family N-acetyltransferase, translated as MLQDFSSVTLAEARPSVVATERLTLRRPTLADVRTIARLANDRRVAENTRRLPHPYSQDDAVEFVRATAALGSETVFLIEHDTTPVGMVGIDCSTPDNAELGYWLGVEHWGRGFATEAARGAIDFFFEEFEDEHLHAGARVTNPASRKVLEKCGFQWSGVQLHRFLALGSSTPVDCFRLSRGVWSSLKSWSSARRVR; from the coding sequence ATGTTGCAGGATTTCTCGAGCGTGACCTTGGCTGAGGCGAGACCAAGCGTCGTCGCCACCGAACGGCTGACCTTGCGGCGACCAACCCTCGCCGATGTCAGGACCATCGCCCGGCTCGCCAACGACCGCCGCGTGGCCGAAAACACCCGCCGCCTGCCGCATCCCTATTCGCAGGACGACGCCGTTGAGTTCGTCCGCGCCACCGCCGCGCTCGGCAGCGAGACCGTGTTCCTGATCGAGCACGACACCACGCCGGTCGGCATGGTCGGCATCGACTGCTCGACGCCCGACAATGCCGAGCTCGGCTACTGGCTCGGCGTCGAGCATTGGGGCCGGGGCTTTGCCACCGAGGCCGCGCGCGGCGCGATCGACTTCTTCTTCGAGGAGTTCGAGGACGAGCATCTCCATGCCGGGGCGCGCGTCACCAACCCCGCTTCGCGCAAGGTGCTGGAGAAGTGCGGCTTCCAGTGGAGCGGCGTGCAGCTGCATCGCTTCCTCGCGCTGGGCTCTTCGACGCCGGTCGACTGCTTCCGCCTCTCGCGCGGGGTATGGTCGTCGCTGAAGAGCTGGAGCAGTGCAAGAAGGGTGAGATAG
- a CDS encoding DMT family transporter: MPLFKSLSAYDDRSARLAGIGLMVLSIFMFSFGDAMGKFLVGTYSVGQLLFLRACAALLLLSPLIWKQRHQFLQLERPRLQLVRVVLSTLEVAAFFLATVYLPLADVITYYLAGPIFVTAMSAIVLGEKVGWRRWTAILIGFCGVLIALRPSAQTVSLPALIALGGSLSFATLMLITRSLRKTPDIVMASSQFIGTFSLGAVLSAFHWVPPTSGSLVIFALAGCVSVTALFCVNRSLKLAPASVVVPYQYSMIVWAVIFGFVVFGDVPSLATIIGAAIIIGAGFYIYLRERDLGRESAEVNPPA; this comes from the coding sequence ATGCCCCTGTTCAAGTCTCTCTCCGCCTATGACGACCGATCGGCGCGGCTGGCCGGCATCGGACTCATGGTGCTGTCGATCTTCATGTTCTCGTTCGGCGATGCCATGGGCAAGTTCCTGGTCGGGACCTACTCGGTGGGACAGCTGCTGTTCCTGCGCGCCTGCGCGGCGCTGCTCCTGCTGTCGCCGCTGATCTGGAAGCAGCGTCACCAGTTCCTGCAGCTGGAGCGGCCGCGCCTGCAGCTCGTCCGCGTCGTGCTGTCGACGCTGGAAGTTGCCGCCTTCTTCCTCGCCACGGTCTATCTGCCGCTCGCCGACGTCATCACCTATTATCTCGCCGGGCCCATCTTCGTCACCGCGATGTCGGCAATCGTCTTGGGGGAGAAGGTCGGCTGGCGGCGCTGGACCGCGATCCTGATCGGCTTCTGCGGCGTCCTGATCGCGCTACGGCCGTCGGCGCAGACCGTGAGCCTGCCGGCGCTGATCGCGCTTGGCGGCAGCCTCTCGTTCGCAACATTGATGCTGATCACGCGCAGCCTGCGCAAGACGCCCGATATCGTGATGGCCTCCTCGCAATTCATCGGCACGTTCTCGCTGGGCGCGGTGCTGTCGGCTTTCCACTGGGTGCCGCCGACATCGGGCAGTCTCGTGATCTTCGCGCTGGCGGGATGCGTCTCGGTAACGGCGCTGTTCTGCGTCAACCGTTCGCTCAAGCTGGCGCCGGCCAGCGTCGTGGTGCCCTACCAATATTCCATGATCGTCTGGGCCGTGATCTTCGGCTTCGTCGTGTTCGGCGACGTGCCGTCGCTTGCCACCATCATCGGCGCCGCCATCATCATCGGCGCCGGGTTCTATATCTACTTGCGGGAGCGCGATCTGGGGCGGGAGAGTGCCGAAGTGAATCCTCCGGCCTGA
- a CDS encoding MaoC family dehydratase, with protein sequence MTDFDPTRHRMIPTQRWFEDFVVGERFVLPSRTQTSAVFAAFQTASGDTHPVHYDVEYCRSRGMPHLLAHGFQTLIHTAPGAGLFPFMIEESLVGFLEQSSRFLKPVFADDTIYPALEVTELVPGRTTGAVTLTSTVFNQRKELVLEGTQKFLIRRRPAG encoded by the coding sequence ATGACCGACTTCGATCCGACCCGGCATCGCATGATCCCGACGCAACGCTGGTTTGAGGATTTCGTCGTCGGCGAACGCTTCGTGCTGCCGAGCCGCACCCAGACGTCGGCGGTGTTCGCCGCGTTCCAGACCGCGAGCGGCGACACCCATCCCGTGCACTACGACGTGGAATATTGCCGCAGCCGCGGCATGCCACATCTGCTGGCCCACGGCTTTCAGACCCTGATCCACACCGCGCCCGGCGCCGGCCTGTTTCCGTTCATGATCGAGGAATCGCTGGTCGGCTTCCTCGAGCAGTCGAGCCGGTTTCTCAAGCCGGTGTTCGCCGACGACACGATCTATCCGGCGCTCGAGGTCACCGAACTGGTGCCGGGACGCACGACCGGTGCGGTGACGCTCACAAGCACCGTGTTCAACCAGCGCAAGGAGCTGGTGCTGGAGGGGACGCAGAAATTCCTGATCCGGCGGCGTCCGGCGGGTTAA
- the obgE gene encoding GTPase ObgE — protein sequence MKFLDEAKVYIRSGDGGNGCVAFRREKFIEFGGPSGGNGGRGGNVIVEVADGLNTLIDYRYQQHFKAQKGENGSGSDRHGANGKNIVLKVPVGTQIFDEDRETLIHDFTKVGEKFVLAEGGNGGFGNAHFKTSTNRAPRNANPGQVGEERWIWLRLKLIADAGLVGLPNAGKSTLLSKVSAAKPKIADYPFTTLHPQLGVVNADGREFVLADIPGLIEGAHEGAGLGDRFLGHVERCRVLLHLVDATCEHAGKAYKTVRKELDAYGGQLTDKIEIVALNKIDAVEPDELKKQKDRLKRAARKTPLLLSGITGQGVAEALRALAELIGEAPVSSKAKSAAEAEPWSA from the coding sequence ATGAAATTCCTCGACGAAGCAAAGGTCTATATCCGCTCCGGTGACGGCGGGAACGGCTGCGTGGCGTTCCGCCGCGAGAAGTTCATCGAATTCGGCGGCCCCTCCGGCGGCAATGGCGGCCGCGGCGGCAATGTCATCGTCGAGGTCGCCGACGGCCTCAACACGCTGATCGACTACCGCTACCAGCAGCACTTCAAGGCCCAGAAGGGCGAGAACGGCTCTGGCTCGGACCGCCACGGCGCCAACGGCAAGAACATCGTGCTGAAGGTGCCCGTTGGCACGCAGATCTTCGACGAGGACCGCGAGACCTTGATCCACGACTTCACCAAGGTCGGCGAAAAATTCGTGCTGGCCGAAGGCGGCAATGGCGGCTTCGGCAATGCGCATTTCAAGACCTCGACCAACCGCGCGCCGCGCAACGCCAATCCCGGCCAGGTGGGCGAGGAGCGCTGGATCTGGCTGCGGCTGAAGCTGATCGCGGACGCCGGCCTCGTCGGCCTGCCCAATGCCGGCAAGTCGACCTTGCTCTCCAAGGTCAGTGCGGCGAAGCCGAAGATCGCCGACTATCCCTTCACCACGCTGCATCCGCAGCTCGGCGTCGTCAACGCCGACGGCCGCGAATTCGTGCTGGCGGACATTCCCGGCCTGATCGAGGGCGCACATGAAGGCGCCGGCCTCGGCGACCGGTTCCTCGGCCATGTCGAGCGCTGCCGCGTGCTGCTGCATCTTGTCGACGCCACCTGCGAGCATGCCGGCAAGGCCTACAAGACCGTGCGCAAGGAGCTCGACGCCTATGGCGGGCAGCTCACCGACAAGATCGAGATCGTCGCGTTAAACAAGATCGACGCGGTCGAACCGGACGAATTGAAGAAGCAGAAGGACCGGCTGAAGCGCGCCGCCAGGAAGACGCCGCTGCTGCTCTCCGGCATCACCGGCCAGGGCGTGGCGGAAGCGCTGCGCGCGCTCGCCGAGCTGATCGGCGAGGCCCCGGTGTCCAGCAAGGCCAAGAGCGCCGCCGAGGCGGAGCCTTGGTCAGCCTGA
- a CDS encoding alkaline phosphatase family protein gives MARAKNVLWIMCDQLRYDYLGCTGHPSLKTPNIDAMAERGVLFSKAYVQSPICGPSRMSFYTGRYMRSHGSHWNGWPLRVGEPTLGDHLKKLGVRNVLVGKTHMAPDLEGMKALGIPPESIIGVHVAECGFEPYERDDGLHPTGRPRPRYDEYLRRQGFEATNPWEHWANSGAAEDGSLQNGWLLVHADKAARVPDEHSETPYMTRRAMDFIGEAETDGRPWCLHLSYIKPHWPYIAPEPYASMYSTDDMIPAIRSERERQNPHPVFGAYMDMRYSRNMARDDAREKVIPTYMGLITQIDDQMGVLMKFLGERGLLDTTMIVFTSDHGDYLGDHWMGEKDLFHEQSAKIPLIVIDPSQEADATRGTRSDALVEAIDLAPTFVDYFGGKVPGHILEGRSLLPLLRGERPSDWRKVAFSEYDYAMQDVRLKLNQPIERCRLFMVFDGRWKYIHASGFRPMLYDLETDPEEYLDRGDDPECAGIIARLQAELFDWALHPNGHITTPREKIAAYADNQLQVKNGVLIGIWDEAELAAIKDGIAQRAKM, from the coding sequence ATGGCGCGCGCGAAGAACGTTCTCTGGATCATGTGCGACCAGCTTCGCTATGATTATCTCGGCTGCACCGGCCATCCCAGCCTGAAGACACCGAACATCGACGCCATGGCCGAGCGTGGCGTGCTCTTCAGCAAGGCCTATGTGCAGTCGCCGATCTGCGGCCCGTCGCGGATGTCGTTCTACACCGGCCGCTACATGCGCTCGCACGGCTCGCACTGGAACGGCTGGCCGCTGCGCGTCGGCGAGCCCACGCTCGGCGATCACCTGAAGAAGCTCGGCGTGCGCAACGTGCTGGTCGGCAAGACCCACATGGCGCCCGATCTCGAAGGCATGAAGGCGCTCGGCATCCCGCCGGAATCGATCATCGGCGTGCATGTCGCCGAATGCGGCTTCGAGCCGTATGAGCGCGACGACGGCTTGCACCCGACCGGCCGGCCGCGGCCGAGATACGACGAGTATCTGCGCCGGCAGGGTTTCGAAGCCACCAACCCCTGGGAGCATTGGGCGAATTCCGGCGCGGCAGAAGACGGTTCGTTGCAGAACGGCTGGCTCTTGGTGCATGCCGATAAGGCCGCGCGCGTCCCGGACGAGCATTCCGAGACGCCCTACATGACGCGCCGGGCAATGGACTTCATCGGCGAAGCCGAGACCGACGGCCGGCCATGGTGCCTGCATCTGTCCTACATCAAGCCGCACTGGCCCTACATCGCGCCAGAACCCTATGCGAGCATGTATTCGACCGATGACATGATCCCGGCGATCCGCTCCGAGCGTGAGCGGCAAAATCCGCATCCGGTGTTCGGCGCCTATATGGACATGCGCTACTCCCGCAACATGGCGCGCGACGATGCCCGCGAGAAAGTGATCCCGACCTATATGGGCCTGATCACCCAGATCGACGACCAGATGGGCGTGCTGATGAAGTTCTTGGGTGAACGCGGCCTGCTGGACACGACCATGATCGTGTTCACCTCCGATCACGGCGATTATCTCGGCGATCACTGGATGGGCGAGAAGGACCTGTTCCACGAGCAATCGGCGAAGATTCCGCTGATCGTGATCGACCCGTCGCAAGAGGCCGACGCCACGCGCGGCACACGCAGCGACGCGCTGGTCGAGGCGATCGACCTCGCCCCCACCTTCGTCGATTATTTCGGCGGCAAGGTGCCGGGCCATATCCTCGAAGGACGCTCGCTGCTGCCGCTGCTGCGTGGCGAGAGGCCGTCCGACTGGCGTAAGGTTGCCTTCTCCGAATACGATTACGCCATGCAGGACGTCAGGCTGAAGCTGAACCAGCCGATCGAGCGCTGCCGCCTGTTCATGGTGTTCGACGGCCGCTGGAAATACATCCACGCCTCCGGCTTCCGCCCGATGCTGTACGATCTCGAAACCGATCCGGAAGAATATCTGGATCGCGGCGACGATCCCGAATGTGCCGGCATCATCGCGCGATTGCAGGCAGAGCTGTTCGACTGGGCGCTGCATCCGAACGGCCACATCACCACGCCGCGCGAGAAGATCGCGGCCTATGCCGACAACCAGCTCCAGGTGAAGAACGGCGTCTTGATCGGCATCTGGGATGAAGCCGAGCTCGCGGCGATCAAGGACGGCATCGCCCAGCGCGCGAAGATGTGA
- a CDS encoding Bug family tripartite tricarboxylate transporter substrate binding protein yields MDRRKFMTGCLGLPLLAQTGAAQAQAGLSKMIFPFAAGAGGDTLCRLIAQEMAPSLQRTIVVENRTGGDGLIGIKAVKGASPDGSMVLVTTGPTMYLLPMVETTPSFDTAKDFMPVSLLARFEFAVVIGPGIDAADFKGFVAWLKAHPDKASFGVPSNGTIPHFMGSKLEKDLGIALTRVPYRGSAPILNDIIGGHVSFGIVTLADALPQHRAKGVKIVAVSSAERSPFAPEVPTLKESGIDLVADAWYGMWLPAGSPPDFASKLGAAASAALAKPEVKQKLTAIGLIPVGSTPEGLTKELAANTALWQPIVKATGYKIEN; encoded by the coding sequence ATGGATCGCCGCAAATTCATGACCGGATGTCTGGGTCTGCCGCTGCTGGCGCAAACGGGTGCGGCGCAAGCGCAGGCGGGACTGAGCAAAATGATCTTCCCGTTTGCGGCCGGCGCGGGCGGCGACACGCTGTGTCGGCTGATTGCGCAGGAGATGGCGCCGTCGTTGCAACGGACCATCGTGGTCGAGAACCGCACCGGCGGCGACGGCCTGATCGGCATCAAGGCGGTGAAGGGCGCAAGCCCCGATGGCAGCATGGTGCTGGTGACCACGGGCCCGACCATGTACCTGCTGCCGATGGTGGAGACGACGCCGAGCTTCGACACTGCCAAGGACTTCATGCCGGTGTCGCTGCTGGCGCGGTTCGAATTCGCTGTCGTGATCGGCCCGGGGATCGATGCCGCGGATTTCAAGGGGTTTGTCGCCTGGCTGAAGGCTCATCCGGACAAGGCCTCGTTCGGGGTGCCGAGCAACGGCACCATTCCGCATTTCATGGGCTCCAAGCTCGAGAAGGACCTCGGCATTGCCCTGACCCGCGTGCCCTATCGCGGCAGCGCGCCGATCCTCAACGACATCATCGGCGGCCATGTCTCGTTCGGCATCGTGACATTGGCGGATGCGCTGCCGCAGCATCGCGCCAAGGGCGTGAAGATCGTCGCGGTCAGCAGTGCAGAACGTTCGCCGTTCGCACCCGAGGTCCCGACACTGAAGGAAAGCGGAATCGATCTCGTCGCGGACGCCTGGTACGGCATGTGGCTTCCCGCCGGCAGCCCGCCGGACTTCGCCAGCAAGCTCGGCGCGGCCGCAAGCGCCGCGCTTGCCAAGCCCGAGGTGAAGCAGAAGCTCACCGCGATCGGGCTGATCCCGGTCGGCAGCACCCCTGAGGGCCTCACCAAGGAGCTGGCCGCGAACACCGCGCTCTGGCAGCCGATCGTGAAGGCGACGGGGTACAAGATCGAGAATTGA
- the proB gene encoding glutamate 5-kinase, producing the protein MASPELSQFRRIVVKVGSALLVDSDRGEVRASWLAALADDMAKLHKEGRDLLVVSSGSIALGRSRLKLPRGPLKLEESQAAAAVGQIALARIWSEVLGAHGIGAGQILVTLQDTEERRRYLNARSTIGKLLEWRAIPVINENDTVATNEIRYGDNDRLAARVATMASADLLVLLSDIDGLYDAPPKNNPNAKLIPVVESISSEIEAVAGDAESELSRGGMRTKVEAAKIATTGGTHMLIASGKIEHPLQAIAAGGRCTWFLTPANPITSRKRWIAGTLEPKGTLTIDAGAVTALRAGASLLPAGVIKVEGQFARGDAVIVRGPDTSEIGRGLIAYDAEVAERIKGRSSPDVMAILGISGRAEMIHRDDLVVGG; encoded by the coding sequence ATGGCCAGCCCCGAACTCAGTCAATTCCGCCGTATCGTCGTCAAGGTCGGCTCCGCGCTGCTGGTCGATTCCGACAGGGGCGAGGTGCGGGCGTCCTGGCTCGCTGCCCTCGCCGACGACATGGCCAAGCTGCACAAGGAAGGGCGCGACCTCCTCGTCGTCTCCTCCGGCTCGATCGCGCTTGGCCGCAGCCGCCTCAAGCTGCCGCGCGGACCGCTGAAGCTCGAAGAGAGCCAGGCCGCCGCCGCCGTCGGCCAGATCGCGCTGGCGCGGATCTGGTCGGAGGTGTTAGGGGCGCACGGCATCGGCGCCGGCCAGATCCTGGTGACGCTCCAGGACACCGAGGAGCGGCGCCGCTATCTCAACGCCCGCTCCACCATCGGCAAGCTGCTGGAATGGCGCGCCATCCCCGTGATCAACGAGAACGACACGGTGGCGACCAACGAGATCCGCTACGGCGACAACGACCGCCTCGCCGCGCGCGTCGCCACCATGGCGAGCGCCGACCTCCTGGTGCTGCTGTCGGACATCGACGGCCTCTACGATGCCCCGCCGAAGAACAACCCGAACGCCAAGCTCATTCCGGTGGTCGAGAGCATCTCCTCGGAGATCGAGGCTGTGGCGGGCGACGCCGAGTCCGAACTGTCGCGCGGCGGCATGCGCACCAAGGTCGAGGCGGCCAAGATCGCCACCACTGGCGGCACGCACATGCTGATCGCCTCCGGCAAGATCGAGCATCCCCTGCAGGCGATCGCCGCTGGCGGCCGCTGCACCTGGTTCCTGACGCCCGCCAACCCCATCACCTCGCGAAAACGCTGGATCGCCGGGACGCTTGAGCCGAAGGGCACGCTGACGATCGACGCCGGCGCAGTCACGGCGCTGCGCGCCGGAGCAAGCCTGCTGCCGGCCGGCGTGATCAAGGTCGAGGGCCAGTTCGCCCGCGGCGATGCCGTGATCGTGCGCGGCCCCGACACCAGCGAGATCGGTCGCGGCCTGATCGCCTATGACGCCGAGGTCGCCGAGCGGATCAAGGGCCGCTCCTCGCCGGACGTGATGGCCATCCTCGGCATCAGCGGACGCGCGGAGATGATCCATCGCGACGATCTGGTGGTGGGCGGGTAG
- a CDS encoding type II toxin-antitoxin system RelE/ParE family toxin, whose translation MANRFRKAPQADLDLDSIWEFIASDSIRAAEKQIERIGDILEMLVENPAGRERRELRADLRSFPVGNYVIFYIPLHDGIEVIQVMHGRQDINAEDMQ comes from the coding sequence GTGGCGAATAGATTTCGCAAGGCTCCGCAAGCAGATCTCGATCTCGATTCGATCTGGGAGTTCATCGCTTCGGACAGCATTCGGGCCGCCGAGAAGCAGATCGAGCGTATCGGCGATATTCTCGAGATGCTCGTGGAGAATCCGGCCGGGCGCGAGCGGCGGGAATTGCGCGCGGACCTTCGCAGCTTCCCGGTCGGCAATTATGTGATTTTCTATATCCCGTTACACGATGGCATTGAGGTGATCCAGGTCATGCACGGTCGTCAGGATATCAACGCCGAGGACATGCAATAG
- a CDS encoding type II toxin-antitoxin system ParD family antitoxin has product MASSYSIGKHFEDLIDTLVESGRYATASEVMREGLRLVEEREERRKVKLEALRAEIQKGFDSGPMEEVDVQEWINDVKTRGRQRLAARKRGE; this is encoded by the coding sequence ATGGCGAGTAGCTACAGCATTGGTAAGCATTTCGAGGACCTGATCGACACTCTGGTCGAGAGCGGGCGCTATGCCACCGCGAGCGAGGTGATGCGGGAAGGGCTGCGCCTGGTCGAGGAGCGCGAGGAGCGCCGCAAGGTCAAGCTGGAAGCGCTCCGGGCGGAAATCCAGAAAGGCTTTGACAGCGGGCCGATGGAAGAGGTCGACGTCCAGGAGTGGATAAACGACGTCAAGACGCGGGGACGGCAACGTTTGGCCGCGCGCAAACGTGGCGAATAG
- a CDS encoding glutamate-5-semialdehyde dehydrogenase: MAAPLKAVDGNADLQALMTDLGTRARAAARVLALAPPEQKNRALEAMERAILSNAAAILAANAEDVAEARASGNATSSFIDRLTLTPARVESMAEGIGIVRGIADPIGVVTESWQRPNGMTIERVRVPLGVVGVIFESRPNVAADAGVLCLKSGNAVILRGGSDSFRSCRAIHECLVQGLREAGLPEAAITLVPTRDRAAVGMMLSGLNGAVDVIVPRGGKSLVARVEQEARVPVFAHLEGVNHVYVDASADLAMAKSIVLNAKMRRTGVCGAAETLLVDRAAAGKNLKPLVEMLIEAGCEVRGDAAVQKTDARVKPASEDDWDTEYLDAIIAAKVVDGVDGAIAHIQNHGSHHTDAIVSADEAAARKFLSEVDSAIVLHNASTQFADGGEFGFGAEIGIATGRFHARGPVGAEQLTSFKYRVHGTGQTRP; this comes from the coding sequence ATGGCCGCCCCCCTCAAAGCCGTCGACGGCAATGCCGATCTTCAGGCCCTGATGACCGATCTCGGTACCCGTGCCCGCGCTGCCGCGCGCGTGCTGGCGCTGGCGCCGCCGGAGCAGAAGAACCGGGCGCTGGAAGCCATGGAGCGGGCAATCCTCAGCAATGCGGCGGCGATCCTCGCCGCCAATGCCGAGGACGTTGCGGAAGCCCGCGCGTCCGGCAATGCCACCTCCTCCTTCATCGACCGCCTGACGCTGACGCCGGCGCGCGTCGAGTCGATGGCCGAGGGCATCGGCATCGTGCGCGGCATCGCCGATCCGATCGGGGTCGTCACCGAGAGCTGGCAGCGGCCGAACGGCATGACGATCGAGCGCGTGCGCGTGCCGCTCGGCGTCGTCGGCGTGATCTTCGAGAGCCGGCCGAACGTTGCGGCCGATGCCGGCGTGCTGTGCCTGAAGTCGGGCAATGCGGTGATCCTGCGCGGCGGCTCCGACAGTTTTCGGTCCTGCCGTGCGATCCATGAATGTCTGGTTCAGGGCCTGCGTGAAGCCGGGCTGCCCGAAGCTGCGATCACGCTGGTGCCGACGCGCGACCGCGCCGCGGTCGGCATGATGCTGTCGGGATTGAACGGCGCCGTCGACGTGATCGTGCCCCGCGGGGGAAAAAGCCTCGTTGCGCGCGTCGAGCAGGAGGCGCGCGTGCCGGTATTCGCGCATCTCGAAGGCGTCAATCACGTCTATGTGGACGCTAGCGCCGACCTCGCGATGGCAAAGTCGATCGTGCTCAACGCGAAAATGCGCCGCACCGGCGTCTGCGGTGCGGCCGAGACGCTGCTGGTCGATCGCGCGGCTGCCGGGAAAAATCTGAAGCCGCTGGTCGAGATGCTGATCGAAGCCGGCTGCGAAGTGCGCGGCGACGCCGCCGTGCAGAAGACCGACGCGCGCGTAAAGCCCGCCAGCGAAGACGATTGGGACACCGAATATCTCGACGCGATCATCGCAGCGAAAGTCGTGGACGGCGTCGACGGCGCGATCGCGCACATCCAGAACCACGGCTCGCACCACACCGATGCGATCGTGAGCGCGGATGAGGCTGCCGCCAGGAAATTCCTCAGCGAAGTCGATTCCGCGATCGTGCTGCACAACGCCTCGACGCAGTTCGCCGACGGCGGCGAGTTCGGCTTCGGCGCCGAGATCGGCATTGCCACGGGCCGTTTCCACGCCCGCGGCCCTGTCGGCGCCGAGCAGTTGACGAGCTTCAAATATCGCGTCCACGGCACCGGTCAGACCCGGCCGTAA